One segment of Macaca fascicularis isolate 582-1 chromosome 2, T2T-MFA8v1.1 DNA contains the following:
- the LOC102125436 gene encoding large ribosomal subunit protein eL42-like — protein sequence MVNVPKTRRTFCKKCGKHQPHKVTQYKKGKDSLYAQGKQRYERKQSGYGGQTKPIFRKKSKTTKKIVLRLECVEPNCRSKRMLAIKR from the coding sequence ATGGTTAACGTCCCTAAAACCCGCCGGACTTTCTGTAAGAAGTGTGGCAAGCACCAACCCCACAAAGTGACACAGTACAAGAAGGGCAAGGATTCTCTGTATGCCCAGGGAAAGCAGCGTTATGAGAGGAAGCAGAGTGGATATGGTGGGCAAACTAAGCCGATTTTCCGGAAAAAGtctaaaactacaaagaagattGTGCTAAGGCTTGAGTGTGTTGAGCCCAACTGCAGATCTAAGAGAATGCTGGCTATTAAAAGATGA